Below is a window of Candidatus Krumholzibacteriia bacterium DNA.
GCCGCTTGCGGTGGCGGGATGGGTTTTCGATCGTCGGCCTCCCGCACGGCCTCCCTGTCCGCGAACCGATACGACGCAGGCTTGGCCGGGGCGCTGCAGACGACCGCCGACGCGAGGAGCAGCAGGCGCGCGGTTCGTGTCTTCATCCGGCGGTCCTTCCGCTACAACCAGTGGGTGCGGTCGGAGACGTGGAAACCGAGTCCGACGTCGATCATGAGACGCACGCCCTCGGAGCCCGAGGACACCGCGATGCGTCCCACCTCGCTCCGCGCTCCCTGGATGGCGAAGCCGACACCGTAGGCGTACGGCGCGTCATGGAACGTCAAGTGGCTGACCGAGTCGCCCACCATGAGATAGTCGAGGAAGAGGTGGCCGCTGACGTTGTGGGTGAGCGGCCAGCGGTACTCCAGGGAAGGCACCGCGGAGAAGAGATCGGTGCGCAGGAGTTGGGTGCGCGACGCGCCGCGAAAAGTCGGCTGGCGCGGGTAGTCGGTGAAAGCCAGCGGCTGGTCCTCGTTCAGGTCGTCCACGGTGTCCAGGAGGAATCGCGGCACCAGGAGGCGGTCGCGCCCCAGCACCGGCACGTACGGGGCGACGTCGACCCCCAGGCGCCGGAAACGTCCCCGGTCGTCGCCGATGCCGTTCGACAGCCCGGCGTAGGCCTCGAGCCGGAACCCGGGGGTGATCTTGCGCTCGTTCTTGCGGGTGTCGAAACGGAACCCGACCTCTTGGTAGAACTGCTCGTGCTTCTCGTCCAGCGCCGGGTTGTTGCTGTTGGCGATCCCATCGAGGTGGAAGTCGCTCGTGTCGCGCTCTTGATAGAAGCCATTGTAGAAGAACTGCATGAGTGCCCACGGCCGGGCCGTCGCTGCAATCGCGGCGCGCGTCAGGCGCTGGTCGAAGAGCACGAACTCCGTTCCCTGCAGGAACGGATTGCGCGGATCGCTCTGCGGCGAAGGGCCAAAGCCGTGGAACTCGAGGTCATCGCGCTCGCTAATGAAAGCATTCCCCCGAATCTTGCACGGGACCTGCCCGGCGGTGAACTCGGTGACCACGTCGAACTTGGCGCCCCAGTTGTCCGCGTTGCCGTACAAGCCGGAGACGCCGGCGCCGAATCCCGGCACGCGGTAGGCGAGTTCGGCGCCGAACTCGGCGCGCGAGCCGCTACTGACACTGACCAGTGGATGGATGCCGATGCGTCCTTCATCGAAGGTGAGAACCTCGTGCACGACTCTCGGCACCGACGATTCGGTTCCCACGTAAGCACCGTAAGCCATCGAAAGGGTCAAGGCATCGAGCAGGGTACGAGGGACGAAGAGGAGGGCCCGCGCCACGGCGTCGGCCGCACTGCCTTCGTCGGGGACCCGCTCGAGGCCGCGCAGTTGCACGTAGGTGGTGTCCGGGCTCTGCTTCCGGGGTGACCGCGCCGCGGCCTCGTCCCCTGCGGGTGGCGGGTCTGCCGCGCCGCGAGTGGCGAGAGCGGGCAACGACAAGGCGGCGGCGCAAGCGAGCCGCAGCAGCCACTGCGAGACTCGTCGTCTCGAGACGAGAGAGCGCGACGGCCGTACCCCCAGCCCCTGAAGCACTCGTCCTCGGTGTGAGCGCTGCTGCGTTCGAGCCACGGCGCGCCTCCGCCTGCCACGGCCGGTCGGGACCTCTCGCTGCCGGTGCCGGAGCACTGTAGGGCAATCGGTGCGGCGTCTCAAGGCTGCCGGGAGAATCGTAACGCCGCCCCTCGACTGGGGAGGGCTCGAGGTTGTCCTCTGGAATGTCAGGCGAACATTTGGCCCCGGTCGAGGCAGTCGCAGAGCCGTTCGTACAGGGACTTCAGTTCACCCCGGGTGGGTTCGGGACCGGCGGCCGCCAGGAGTCGCCGGGCGAGCGGCCCTTCTTCCAGGAGAACCGCCAGCGGACGTTCGAACTCGGCGGGCGTGGCGAGGGCCTTCGCCAGATGTCGCCAGACGTCGCGGGCTGTGTGCGCGCCGCCGCTCATGCCGAAGGCGGCGAGGAAACCACGATCTTCGAGGCGGGCGCGTTCGCCATCCTGCACCGTCACCTGCAGCAAGCGCGCCAGCGGTTCGGTGGAAAAGCTCTTCTGCGTCTCCAGTCCCACCCACCGTTCTTCCACCAGCGCCCGCACCGCGGCGGACACGAGGGCGGCGCAGGCGAGATCAGCCTGCGGGCACTCCTGCATGTCGAGCAGCCGGATCTCCAGAGCCGAGCGCGAGAAGCGCGGGATGGCACCGCGGGCGTTCACCCATTCGGGAGCCAGGATCCGCTCCGGATCGTGCGGCGCCAGGTCGCGGGCGATGGGGCCCAAGATCTCGGTCTCGTACGTCGCCTGGGTGAACACCGGTTCCGGCACCACCGCCCCGGTGACGCTCGGCAAGCGGGCGCAGTTCGTCGCATAGGCCGCGAGCCGGGCGTCGAGAACACCAGGCAATCGCCCCTCGACGAAGGGCGAGCTCGCCGCCAGCGCCGGCAGCAGCGGCAGCACCAAGCGGACGGCGGCGTGCAGGCGCGCGAACTCCGCGTCGCCGGCGAAGGGCAGGTTGAGGTGCAGGCTCTGCACGTTCGCCCAGCCATGGTTGCGGCAATCGAAAATGCGGTCGAAGGCCGCGTAGACTTGGGCATCGTCATGGGGCCACAGGCGTGTCTCGCGCCTAGGCCGCATCCATGGATGCATGCCGGTCGGCATGAGCCGGCCGCCCAGCGGCCGAAGCCGCTGGCGCAGCCGCGCCAAATCGCGCTGGAAGAGCGCCGCCACGCCCTCGAGCCGCGCCACCGGCCCGTTCGTCTTCAGCTCCAGCAGGTGCAGCACCAGCTCGTTGGACCACGCCGTCTCGCCCTGCTCCAGCTCCGAGACCACGCCGGCAGCACCGTCCTGCAGCAACGCATCCGCCACCGGCAGGACGTCGAGCGTCTCGTCATCCACCAGCATGTATTCGAGCTCAATGCCGTAGCCGGCGAAAAGAGAGAGCGTCATGGCCGCTGCCGCGCCTGCCGCCGCCCTTCGATCCGGGCGCGGAAGACCGCCATGACGCGGTCGTACAACCCCGAACCCAGGGTGGCATCCTCGATATCGCCATCGACACTGGGGTTGTCGTTGATCTCCAGCACCGCGACTCTTCCGGCCGCCTCCTTGAGATCGACGCCGTAGAAACCATCGCCCACGAGGCGTGCGGCGCGCACCGCGGTCCGCACCACCTGGGCCGGCGCCGCCTCGACCGGCATGGTCTCGAAGCGGCCCAGGTCGCTGATGCCGTCGCCGTCCCAGTGGATGATCTGCCAGTGCTCCGGCGCCATGTAGTAACGGCAGACGAAGAGCACCTGCCGGTCGAGAACTCCCACCCGCCAGTCGAAGGTCGTGGGCACGAACTCCTGCGCCACGATGAGATCCGAGCTGCGCAACATCGCCAAGGCTTCGTGACGGAAACTCTCGGCGTCGTCCACCTTGTGCACGCCCTGGGAAAAGGCACCGTCCGGACGCTTGAGGATGCAGGGGTAGCGCAGCTCGACCTGCAGGCGCTCCAGGTTGTCCACGTGCACCAGCGTGGTGGGCGGCGTCCGCACCCCATGCCTCGACAAGAGCTCCGCCAGGTACACCTTGTTGGTGCAACGCACGATGGAAAGGGGATCGTCGATCACCACCAGTCCCTCCACCTCGGCACGGCTGGCGAAGCGGTAGGTGAAATGGTTCACCGAGGTGGTGGCGCGGATGAACAGAGCATCGAATTCGGCGAGGCGCCCGTAGTCGTCCCGGGTGACGAAGGTCGCCTTCATGCCGTGGGCCTCGGCGGCACGAGCGAAGCGCCGCAGCGCCTTGGCGTTCGAAGGCGGGTTGTGGTCCTGCGGATTGGTGAGGATCGCCAGCTCGTAGGGCTGCGATTGCCGCCGGCGCCGGCTGCTCACCCGGCCGGCGAAGAACCGTCCCGCGGCTTCCTCCACGAAGGGCCGGTGCGAGATCGGCACGTCGCTGGCGGGGATGGTGCTGACGCTCTCCAGCTCCCAGCGGGTTCGGGGCGGGGCTTTGCTCCCCGAGACAGGTCTCGTTCCGGCCTCCTCGCGGCGAATGAAATACGCCCGCAGCAGGGGCGCCGGGAAGAGATTGAAGAGTGCCAGGCTGAGCCGCGCGTAGCGCTTGGCCAGGTTCTGCCCGAAGTAGATGCTCAAGGTGAAGTGCGGCGAACGCAGCGGTGCCAGGCTCCTCTGTGCCAGCGTCTGCAGATCCTCGGTCAGGCTCTGCACCACCGCTTGGGTGCGCACGTCCTGGATGGTGCGGATGGTCGGCAGCGGCCGGTGTCCCCGCGCCTCGGCCAGGAGCGACACGTAATAGCCGAGGGTGAGGTAGCGGTACGAGCGGCAAAGGTTGTAGACCCGTGCGTCCCGGTGCTGCGCGTACTGGGTCTGGGTCAAGTAGTCCCGCGCGGAGACGACGGCGACGCTGGGAATCCGGAAACCCCAGTTCTTCGGACTGTTGACGACGATCAGCGTTTCCACGCGGGGCTCACAGGGGCGCGAAACGATAGGGCAAGCGCTCCCGCACCGCGTCGAGGCGTGCATCCAGGCTCGGACGGTCGGGGGCGCCGAGGTTGATCACCGCATAGCGACAACTCGCGCCGTCTTCGATCCTGTCGAAATCGACCAGCTCCTGTCCAGCGTCGCATTCGCTCCAGATCAGGGTGTCCGGGAAGAGCGCCGCCGCCGCAGCGAGGTCCGCCGGCGCCGGCACCTGCTCCACCCGCGCCGGCGCGAAAAGCCGGAGCGGCACGCTGGCGGCCACGGCGTGCGCTCCCGCTCCGGCCGGCAGCTGCGGCTTCCCCCCGGTCGCCAGCTCCAAGGCCAGGGTGTAGCTGTGCACTCCCAGGACCTTCTGGTACAGATCGCCGAACTGTCCGCAGAGTCGCGGGTTGATCTCGATGATGCCGATGCGGTCGCGGGCGGCGTCGTACCTCATCTCGATGTTGAAGAAGGTGTCGCGGAGAGCGTGGGCCTCGACGATCCGGATGGCGAGCTCGCGCATCCGTGCCTGCACGCCGTCGTCGAGGCGGGAGGGGAAGACGAAGCGCAGGAAGCTCCCGGTCCGTGGATCCACCACCGAATCGGTGATGCCGAGCACCTGCACCGTCGTGCCACCGCGCCAGCCTTCCACCGTGACTTGCACGCCCTCGAGGAGCGATTCGGCGAGGAACGAGCCTCGGTCCATGGACAAGCTCGTGTAACTCTCCAACATCTGGCGGAAGATGTGCAGATAGGAGGAGCAGTAGTCGGCGACTGCAGGCCGGGAGAGGAATTCCCGTAGTTCCTCCGCGTCGTGCACGCGGTGCGCCAGCACCGAGTAGGCACCCTTCACCGGCTTGACGAAGCAAGGGAAGCCGAGGTCGCAGGCACCGCTCGCCGTAGCGTTGCTGCCCAGGAGCGCGAATGCCGGCGTCGCCTCGGGGACCGCGGCCTGCTGCACCCGTCGAGCCTCGTACTTGTGGGCGCAACGCACCAGCACGGCGGGAGGCGTTCCCGGCAAGCCGAGACGGGTGGCGATGGCGCCGGCCACGGTGGCGCCCGGATAGTCGCTGGAGCTGATGACACCTTCGACCCGACCGCGGAGCGCGCTCACCGCGCCTTCGACATAGGTGTGGAGGTCGAGGTTCCACGGACAGTCCCAGTCGGTCGGCTCGTCGAGAACGACCTCGAAATGATCGGACCAGTCATGACGGCAGCATTCGAGCTGGCGGGCGTCCCAGAGGGTCGGGAACACGAAGTGGACTCTCCGCCGCGACCCCGACAACGCCGCTGCCACCCTTCTCGCCAGCGCGCGCCGGCGCTGGTTGGCTCGGAAGTGGCGCACAGTATAGGCTGGGGTGTGCGTTGTGGTGAAGGGAGAGAGGTGTCTTTCGCAGCGGACGGCAAGGAACAGGGCACGTGGCGCCTCGCAGCGATCGGGTCGGGCCAAGAGGTGGACGCGGCGCGGGAGCGCCGGAGCCAGTGATCCAGTACGTCGACGCCCCGTCGCACCGCCTCCGGCTGGACGCGGCCCAGCGCTTCGTCCGTTCCTTTCCTCCCGGAACGGAGCTCCTCGTCGTCGGTCCGACGCGGGAAGCGGTGGACGATTTCGTCCGCCGCGAGATGGAGCCACCCAGCTTCGGTGTGCACCGCTTCGGCTTCGTGCAGCTCGCGGCGCACCTGGCGGCAGCGGAGATGGCGAGCGCCGCCCTCGCTCCCGCCACCGGCCTCGGCCTCGAAGCGGTGGCGGCGCGCGTCACCTTCGCCGCCAAGCAGCGCGGCGAGATCCCGCGTTTCCAGGCCGTCAGCTCTCTTCCCGGCTTTCCCCGCGCTCTCGCTTCCACTTTGCAGGAGCTGCGGGCCGCCGCGGTCGCGCCGGAGAAGAACGACCTCGGCGCCCTCCTCGGCGAGGCGGAAACCTCCCTGGCACAGGCGCACCTCGTCGATCGCGCCGGCCTCCTACGCCTGGCGCTCGCGGGCTTGCGCGCGCCCCAGCATGCGGCGCTGCGCGCCATGCCGCTCCTGTGTCTCGATGTGACCTTGGCGTCGCCGCTCGAGGCTGAGCTGCTGGGTGCGCTCTGTCGCGGTGCCCCGCAGGTACTGGCCACGCTCCCGAGCGGGGATCGCGCCACCGTTCTCGCCTTCGAGTCCTTCGGAGCCGAACGACTCTCGGAGCTCTCTTCGCCTTCGACGGCGAGCCTGGAGCACTTGCGCCGCTACCTCTTCTCCGCTGAGGCGCCGCCTGCCGCCGTGCCGGACGACAGCGTCGGTTTCTTCTCCGCTCCAGGAGAAGGGCGCGAATGCCTGGAAATCGCTCGCGAGATCCTGCGCGCCGCCGAAGCCGGCGTTCCCTTCGACTCCATGGCGATCTTCCTGCGCAATCCCGAGTCGTACTCGACCTTCGCCGACACCGCCTTCCGGCGCGCCGGCATCCCGGCGTATTTCGCCCGCGGCACCCAGCGCCCGGACCCGGCGGGCCGCGCCTTCCTGGCGCTGCTCGCCTGCGCCAGCGAAGGGCTCTCGGCCCGGCGCTTCGCCGAGTACCTCTCCTTCGCCCAGGTCCCGCCGCTCGAGCCGGGCGGCGCCCCGCCGGCGCCGCGACCGGTGTGGCCAGCGCCGCGGGCCGAGGAGTTCGGCCCGGCGCTCGAACCGGCGGCGCTCGCCTCCAGAACACCGGGAGAGCAACTCACCTTCTGGGATCTGAGTGCCTTCACCAGCAGCACGGAAACGCACGCCCACGCACGCCTGCGTTCGCCCCGGGGCGGCAAGCGCCGGCAAGCCGAAGCCGCGCCCCCGGCGCCCGACCTGCGCGCCGCGACCGCCGGCGATTCCGCCCCGGAGGCGCGCACGAGCAGCGCGGACGGGACCGCCACGGCTCCTCCCCCGTCGCCACCGGACACAACGGACGATCAGCCCGCTCCCGAAGGCTCGCTCCGCACGCCGCGGAAATGGGAGGAGCTCTTGGTGGAAGCCGCGGTGATCGGTGGCCTCGAGCGCTGGCAGCGCCGGCTGGGCGGTCTCGAACGGGAGCTGCAGCTCCAGCTCGAAGCCATCGCCGCCGTCGATCCCGAGTCGCCTTTGGTGGCCTCGCTCCGCCGCGACCTGCAGCACCTTGGCCACCTCGAGCGCTTCGCGCTGCCGGTCATCGAAGCGCTGGCCGCGTTGCCCCAGGGCGCCACCTGGGGAACCTGGGTGGCGGAGCTGGCAGCGCTGGCGCCGCGTGTGCTCCGCCGGCCCGAGCGCACCCTGGCCGTTCTCGGCGAGCTGCTGCCCATGGCGGACGTCGGACCCGCCGGGCTCGAGGAAGTGCGGAGCGTGCTCTCCGAGCGTCTCTCCACCTTCGAAGTGGATCCGCCGGCCCACCGTGAGGGTCGCGTCTATGTCGGCAAACCCGAGCAGGCGCGCGGGCGCAGCTTTCGTCTCGTGTTCGTGCCCGGGTTGACCGAGCGCGTTTTCCCGCAGCGGCCGCGGGAGGACCCGCTGCTCCTCGACGACGCGCGCCGGCGCCTGGCGCCCTCGCTCCGCACCCAGGAGCAGCGCGGGCGCGACGAGCGCCTGCTGCTCCGCCTCGCGGTCGGCGCGGCGGAAGAACGCGTCTTCCTCTCTTACTCGCGGCTCGATGCCGGCGCCGGGCGACCGCAAGTGCCGTCCTTCTACGCCCTCGATGCGGCCCGTGCCGTGCGCGGCAGCATCCCCGACTTCCGGCAGCTCGAACGGGAGGCCGCGGCTCACTCTCGCGCCCGTCTGGCCTGGCCAGCACCTCCTGACCCCCACCTGGCGCTCGACGCCCTGGAGCACGACCTCGCCGTGCTCGGCGGCTACATGCACGGCGCGCCGCGTCGGGAGGACAAGGGGCGAGCTCGCTACCTCCTGGAGCTCAACCCGCACCTGGCGCGGTCGCTCCGCGTCCGCTACCTGCGCTGGCAACGGCCTTGGCGTCCCGAAGACGGTCTCGTGCGTCTCACCGCCGCCACCGAAGCGGCGCTCGCGGCGCACCGCCCGAAGGCGCGCCCGTACTCGGCGACGGCTTTGCAGCGCTTCGCTGTTTGCCCCTATCAATTCCTCCTCGGCGCCATCCATCGGCTCGAGCCGCGCCGCCGGGCGGCAGCGCTGGTGCAGCTCGACCCTTTGACCCGCGGCCGCATTTTCCACCACGTGCAGGCCGAGACGCTGCGCACCCTGCGCGCCGCCGGCCGCCTGCCGGAAGGCGACGAGACTCTCGACGAAGCCCGCTTCGTCCTGGATGCGACACTGGAAAAGGTCGCCGCGGCCTACCACGACGAGCTCGCGCCCGCCATCGAGCGCATCTGGCAAGACGAGATGGCGATCATGCGCGGCGATCTGCGTCTTTGGCTGCAGGCGCTGGCGAAGCAGTCGCGCACCTGGCAACCCCTGCACTTCGAGTTCACCTTCGGTCTCGAACTCCGCACCGTGGCGGGTGCGAGCCCGCACCTGGCTCCGCCCCCGGATCCGAGCAGCATCGCCGCACCCGCCACGCTTCCGGGTGGATGGCTCCTCCGCGGCGCCGTGGACTTGGTGGAGGAGCGGCGGAGCGATCGCGCCTTGCGCGTCACCGATCACAAGACCGGTGTCGATCGCACCTACGATGGACTCCTCGTCGGGGGCGGCGAGGTGCTGCAACCGGTTCTCTATGCGCTGGCGGTGCAGGCCCTGCAGCACCGGGAAGTGGTCGAAGGACGGCTCTTCTTCTGCACTTCCCGCGGCCGCTTCCGCGAGCGCATCGTTCCCCTCGGTCCCTTCGCCCTCGAGTACGCCGGGGAGATCCTGAAGACCGTGGACGAGTCGGTGGCGCGGGGCATGCTTCCGCCGCTGCCCCGCGACGGGGCTTGCGGGACCTGCGACTTCCGCGTCGTCTGCGGTCCCCATGAAGAGATCCGTAGCCGGCGGAAGGTGCCCTTTCCGCGCCTCGAACAGCTGCGCGAATACCCCTGAAGCAGGCAGCACCATCCCGCCGGCGCCAGGTGCACGGCGCCGTTCCGGGCAGCAGGAGCCCGGGAACGGAAAGCCGCACTGCCG
It encodes the following:
- a CDS encoding glutamate-cysteine ligase family protein — protein: MTLSLFAGYGIELEYMLVDDETLDVLPVADALLQDGAAGVVSELEQGETAWSNELVLHLLELKTNGPVARLEGVAALFQRDLARLRQRLRPLGGRLMPTGMHPWMRPRRETRLWPHDDAQVYAAFDRIFDCRNHGWANVQSLHLNLPFAGDAEFARLHAAVRLVLPLLPALAASSPFVEGRLPGVLDARLAAYATNCARLPSVTGAVVPEPVFTQATYETEILGPIARDLAPHDPERILAPEWVNARGAIPRFSRSALEIRLLDMQECPQADLACAALVSAAVRALVEERWVGLETQKSFSTEPLARLLQVTVQDGERARLEDRGFLAAFGMSGGAHTARDVWRHLAKALATPAEFERPLAVLLEEGPLARRLLAAAGPEPTRGELKSLYERLCDCLDRGQMFA
- a CDS encoding RimK family protein, whose protein sequence is METLIVVNSPKNWGFRIPSVAVVSARDYLTQTQYAQHRDARVYNLCRSYRYLTLGYYVSLLAEARGHRPLPTIRTIQDVRTQAVVQSLTEDLQTLAQRSLAPLRSPHFTLSIYFGQNLAKRYARLSLALFNLFPAPLLRAYFIRREEAGTRPVSGSKAPPRTRWELESVSTIPASDVPISHRPFVEEAAGRFFAGRVSSRRRRQSQPYELAILTNPQDHNPPSNAKALRRFARAAEAHGMKATFVTRDDYGRLAEFDALFIRATTSVNHFTYRFASRAEVEGLVVIDDPLSIVRCTNKVYLAELLSRHGVRTPPTTLVHVDNLERLQVELRYPCILKRPDGAFSQGVHKVDDAESFRHEALAMLRSSDLIVAQEFVPTTFDWRVGVLDRQVLFVCRYYMAPEHWQIIHWDGDGISDLGRFETMPVEAAPAQVVRTAVRAARLVGDGFYGVDLKEAAGRVAVLEINDNPSVDGDIEDATLGSGLYDRVMAVFRARIEGRRQARQRP
- a CDS encoding ATP-grasp domain-containing protein; this translates as MFPTLWDARQLECCRHDWSDHFEVVLDEPTDWDCPWNLDLHTYVEGAVSALRGRVEGVISSSDYPGATVAGAIATRLGLPGTPPAVLVRCAHKYEARRVQQAAVPEATPAFALLGSNATASGACDLGFPCFVKPVKGAYSVLAHRVHDAEELREFLSRPAVADYCSSYLHIFRQMLESYTSLSMDRGSFLAESLLEGVQVTVEGWRGGTTVQVLGITDSVVDPRTGSFLRFVFPSRLDDGVQARMRELAIRIVEAHALRDTFFNIEMRYDAARDRIGIIEINPRLCGQFGDLYQKVLGVHSYTLALELATGGKPQLPAGAGAHAVAASVPLRLFAPARVEQVPAPADLAAAAALFPDTLIWSECDAGQELVDFDRIEDGASCRYAVINLGAPDRPSLDARLDAVRERLPYRFAPL
- a CDS encoding PD-(D/E)XK nuclease family protein, whose amino-acid sequence is MIQYVDAPSHRLRLDAAQRFVRSFPPGTELLVVGPTREAVDDFVRREMEPPSFGVHRFGFVQLAAHLAAAEMASAALAPATGLGLEAVAARVTFAAKQRGEIPRFQAVSSLPGFPRALASTLQELRAAAVAPEKNDLGALLGEAETSLAQAHLVDRAGLLRLALAGLRAPQHAALRAMPLLCLDVTLASPLEAELLGALCRGAPQVLATLPSGDRATVLAFESFGAERLSELSSPSTASLEHLRRYLFSAEAPPAAVPDDSVGFFSAPGEGRECLEIAREILRAAEAGVPFDSMAIFLRNPESYSTFADTAFRRAGIPAYFARGTQRPDPAGRAFLALLACASEGLSARRFAEYLSFAQVPPLEPGGAPPAPRPVWPAPRAEEFGPALEPAALASRTPGEQLTFWDLSAFTSSTETHAHARLRSPRGGKRRQAEAAPPAPDLRAATAGDSAPEARTSSADGTATAPPPSPPDTTDDQPAPEGSLRTPRKWEELLVEAAVIGGLERWQRRLGGLERELQLQLEAIAAVDPESPLVASLRRDLQHLGHLERFALPVIEALAALPQGATWGTWVAELAALAPRVLRRPERTLAVLGELLPMADVGPAGLEEVRSVLSERLSTFEVDPPAHREGRVYVGKPEQARGRSFRLVFVPGLTERVFPQRPREDPLLLDDARRRLAPSLRTQEQRGRDERLLLRLAVGAAEERVFLSYSRLDAGAGRPQVPSFYALDAARAVRGSIPDFRQLEREAAAHSRARLAWPAPPDPHLALDALEHDLAVLGGYMHGAPRREDKGRARYLLELNPHLARSLRVRYLRWQRPWRPEDGLVRLTAATEAALAAHRPKARPYSATALQRFAVCPYQFLLGAIHRLEPRRRAAALVQLDPLTRGRIFHHVQAETLRTLRAAGRLPEGDETLDEARFVLDATLEKVAAAYHDELAPAIERIWQDEMAIMRGDLRLWLQALAKQSRTWQPLHFEFTFGLELRTVAGASPHLAPPPDPSSIAAPATLPGGWLLRGAVDLVEERRSDRALRVTDHKTGVDRTYDGLLVGGGEVLQPVLYALAVQALQHREVVEGRLFFCTSRGRFRERIVPLGPFALEYAGEILKTVDESVARGMLPPLPRDGACGTCDFRVVCGPHEEIRSRRKVPFPRLEQLREYP